The DNA sequence TCACCACGGACAAGGCGCTCGGCGACGTGAAGTCCCTCATGGGGTTCGCCCAGGGGCTGGAGGGCATCGGCCCCGAGAACATGCAGATGATCACCCTGCCGGTGACCGGAGACACCCGTGACCCCAACCGGGTCGTCCCGCTCACCAAGGAGTCCACGATGGTCTGGGACGCACTCCTGGCCGACCAGCCGGTTCCCGCCGCGGCCACCGCGAACTCGGCCGGCGACAAGGGCACGGCCGGTACGGTCGTCCGGTAGCGCGGACCACCTGCCCGCCCACCCGCCCGGAGGGGTTGCGCCGGGCCGCGGAATAGATGCCGGACCCCTGCCGTTGAGGGAGGCGTCCTCAGAATTTTGACAGGCAGCCCGGTCCTGGCAGACTGGTCTGTCGGCCCCGGTTCACGCAGCGCGCAATTCGGCTCCTGCGACCCGGCGCCCTCCCGAATCTAGGAGACACCTTGAAGCGCGATGTTCACCCCCAGTACGTCGAGACCCAGGTCAGCTGCACCTGTGGCGCGTCGTTCACCACCCGTAGCACCCTGACCGAGGGCTCCATCCGAGCCGAGGTCTGCTCCGAGTGCCACCCGTTCTACACGGGCAAGCAGAAGATCCTCGACACCGGTGGCCGCGTGGCCCGCTTCGAGGCCCGCTTCGGCAAGGCTGCACAGAAGTAGCGAGCCTCAGGCGCCGGACCCCGGCTGCACCCTGTTCGCACGGGGGCAGCCGGACCGGCGCCTTTCTCGTCCCGCAGCCGCCCTTTTCTTCACATTCACCATCTTCAGGAGCCCCCGATGTTCGAGGCGGTCGAGGAACTGATCGGCGAGCACGCCGATCTTGAGAAGAAGCTCGCCGACCCTTCGGTCCACTCGGATCAGGCCAACGCGCGCAAGCTGAACAAGCGCTACGCGGAGCTGACCCCGATCGTCGCGACCTTCCGTGCCTGGAAGCAGTCCGCCGAGGACATCGAGACGGCGAAGGAGTTCGCGGCCGACGACCCGGACTTCGTGGCAGAGGTCAAGGAACTGACCGCACAGCGCGAAGAGCTCACCGAGAAGCTCCGCCTGCTGCTCGTTCCGCGCGACCCCAGCGACGACAAGGACGTGCTCCTGGAGGTCAAGGCGGGTGCGGGCGGTGACGAGTCGGCCCTGTTCGCCGGCGACCTGCTGCGCATGTACCTGCGCTACGCCGAGCGCGTGGGCTGGAAGACCGAGATCATCGACGCCACCGAGTCCGAGCTCGGCGGCTACAAGGACGTCCAGGTCTCCGTCCGCACCAAGGGCGGCAACGGCGCCACCGAGCCCGGCCAGGGCGTCTGGGCCCGCCTGAAGTACGAGGGCGGCGTGCACCGCGTCCAGCGCGTGCCGGCCACCGAGTCCCAGGGCCGCATCCACACCTCCGCCGCCGGCGTGCTCGTCACCCCGGAAGCCGAGGAGGTGGAGGTCGAGGTCAACATGAACGACCTCCGCATCGACGTGTACCGCTCCTCGGGCCCCGGCGGCCAGTCCGTCAACACCACCGACTCGGCCGTGCGCATCACGCACATCCCGACCGGTGTGGTCGCCTCCTGCCAGAACGAGAAGAGCCAGCTCCAGAACAAGGAGCAGGCGATGCGCATCCTGCGCTCGCGCCTGCTGGCCGCCGCCCAGGAAGCCGCCGAGCAGGAGGCCTCCGACGTGCGCCGCAGCCAGGTGCGCTCCGTGGACCGCTCCGAGAAGATCCGTACGTACAACTACCCGGAAAACCGGATCTCGGACCACCGGACGGGCTTCAAGGCGTACAACTTGGACCAGGTGCTCGACGGAGACCTCGACCCGGTCATCCAGGCCTGCGTCGACACGGACTCCGCCGCCAAGCTCGCGTCCGCGCACTGAGTCCCCGCGCAGGACCCCCGCACCACCCCGTAGGACCCCGCACCACCCCCCGTACGACAGCAGCCCGGAGGACCAGCGTGAACTTGCTGCTTGCCGAGGTGGCCCAGGCCACCCAGCGGCTGGCCGCCGCCGGCGTGCCCTCACCGCGTTTCGACGCTGAGGAGCTCGCGGCCTTCGTGCACGGCGTCAAGCGGGGGGAACTCCACCACGTCAAGGACGCGGACTTCGATGCCCGCTACTGGGAGGCCGTCGCCCGCCGCGAGGCGCGCGAGCCGCTCCAGCACATCACCGGCCGCGCCTTCTTCCGGTACCTGGAGCTCCAGGTCGGGCCCGGGGTCTTCGTGCCCCGGCCCGAGACCGAGTCGGTCGTGGACTGGGCCATACAGGCCGTCCGGGCGATGGACGTCGTCGAACCGCTGATCGTGGACCTGTGCACCGGCTCCGGCGCCATCGCGCTGGCCATGGCGCAGGAGGTGCCGCGCTCGCGCGTGCACGCCGTCGAGCTGTCCGAGGACGCCCTCCAGTGGACCCGTAAGAACGCCGAGGGCTCCCGGGTCACCGTCCACCAGGGCAACGCGCTGAGCGCCCTGCCCGAGCTGGACGGCCAGGTCGACCTGGTCATCTCCAACCCGCCGTACATCCCGCTCACCGAG is a window from the Streptomyces sp. NBC_01244 genome containing:
- the rpmE gene encoding 50S ribosomal protein L31 yields the protein MKRDVHPQYVETQVSCTCGASFTTRSTLTEGSIRAEVCSECHPFYTGKQKILDTGGRVARFEARFGKAAQK
- the prfA gene encoding peptide chain release factor 1: MFEAVEELIGEHADLEKKLADPSVHSDQANARKLNKRYAELTPIVATFRAWKQSAEDIETAKEFAADDPDFVAEVKELTAQREELTEKLRLLLVPRDPSDDKDVLLEVKAGAGGDESALFAGDLLRMYLRYAERVGWKTEIIDATESELGGYKDVQVSVRTKGGNGATEPGQGVWARLKYEGGVHRVQRVPATESQGRIHTSAAGVLVTPEAEEVEVEVNMNDLRIDVYRSSGPGGQSVNTTDSAVRITHIPTGVVASCQNEKSQLQNKEQAMRILRSRLLAAAQEAAEQEASDVRRSQVRSVDRSEKIRTYNYPENRISDHRTGFKAYNLDQVLDGDLDPVIQACVDTDSAAKLASAH
- the prmC gene encoding peptide chain release factor N(5)-glutamine methyltransferase, with the protein product MNLLLAEVAQATQRLAAAGVPSPRFDAEELAAFVHGVKRGELHHVKDADFDARYWEAVARREAREPLQHITGRAFFRYLELQVGPGVFVPRPETESVVDWAIQAVRAMDVVEPLIVDLCTGSGAIALAMAQEVPRSRVHAVELSEDALQWTRKNAEGSRVTVHQGNALSALPELDGQVDLVISNPPYIPLTEWEYVAPEARDHDPEMALFSGEDGLDTIRGIERTAHRLLRPGGIVVIEHADTQGGQVPWIFAEERGWADAADHPDLNKRPRFATARKALP